The following nucleotide sequence is from Roseivirga sp. BDSF3-8.
GCCTGCCGGGTGTAGCTATGACAATGTCTGCCCCTTCTTTGAGCGCCTTTTTTTCACGCTCAAAAGATGCTCCGTCAGTACCGCCGTAGATGGCGAGTGAACTGGTATTAGTAAAATATGCAAATCCTGCCAATGACCGGTCTATCTGTACGGCTAGCTCCCGGGTAGGTGCCAGTATGATGGCATCGACATTGTGCTCATCGTTCCCGCTTGTAGCCAATTTGTTAAGAATGGGTAAAAGATAGGCGGCTGTTTTACCGGTGCCTGTCTGAGCACAACCGATAATGTCTTTACCTTCCAGAATGATTGGAATGGTTTCGGCCTGGACGGGAGTTGCATTTTCAAAGCCCATGGCAGAAAGGCCTTCCATTACTGCCGGGCCGAAGTTAAGCTCCTCGAATTTCAAATTTTGTAGACTTTTTTATTAAAAAGTAATTCTATAGTCAAAAACTTTCGTTTAAAAGCATGGTGATTGCCTGGCAAACACCCCTAATGGTAATTATTTGATTGCAAATGATTAGCCATCAAGTGCAAATAAAGGAATTTTCATATTAAACCTCATCGTAATTAATATGTTTCTACCTTTACTTTCCAATTAATGGGCCATGTTCGGGCGAAACATTTCTAAAATTATCAAAAGGACATGAGAAAACTAACTTTTATGTTTATTGCCTCCATATTTTTAGCAGCTCCGGGCTGCGGACAGGAGGAAAAAGAGGGTGACGTACCTCCTGCTGAGGACAGGGAATCTGCCACGCCTATGGCACACCCTCCGGCTTATCCTCTTGAATACACTATGGTAACCCTGGATACTACGCTGGGGAATTGTGAGGATACGGAAACATTTCCCGCTTGCACAAGAATATCACTCTCCTATCCGGACAGCCTGCAGGGCTCAAGTGACTTGCTCAGGGATAGCATAGGTAATCTGGTACGGGAGTATGTTTATGAAAATGATGCCCGGGCGCAATTCTTTAAAAAATACTCTCCCAGTCTGATAGATACACTTGGGGAAGAATATCGAAACATGACACTTAGTAAATGGGAGGTAACGAATGACTTATCTGTTGAATACAATACCCCAGAGTTGGTGACACTGAAGTTTAACACATATCAGTTCACAGGTGGAGCCCATGGGAATGGTTCTGTAGTATTTTTTAATTTTGACCCCGCCAGCGGACAAAAATATAGTATCAGAGACTTACTAAAGGATCCGGCGGATATGGACTCATTGAATGCGGTGGCCGAAACTATCTTCCGACAAAGGTATGAACTTGGCAATCAATCTTTCAAAACAGCCGGATACTGGTTTCAGGACAATGAGTTTTCGCTCAATGATAACTTTACGATAACAGGTCAGGGGCTTAATTTTCTGTATAATGCTTATGAAATCACCTCTTATGCAGAAGGCACTCCCGAGCTTTTTCTGCCCTGGAATGCAATCTCCGGCCTGGTGGATGAAAACAAAGTTCCGGTTCAGATATCTGTAAATCAGTAATTAATATGAGAAAGATCAATAAGGTATGCGTATATGCCGCATCAAGCCCTTATGTAGATGAAAAATATTTTGCCGCAACAGAATCGCTGGCAAATTCACTGGTAGATAATAATGTGACGGTTGTGTACGGTGGAGGAGCAGTAGGTCTGATGGGACATCTTGCGGACACCGTCGTTGCACGGGAGGGGCGGATTATCGGCATTATGCCTAATTTCATGAAGAAAGTGGAGCTTAACCATAAGGCCGTTACCGAATTCATCTTTGTAGGTGACATGCATGAGAGGAAAAAGCGGTTTCTGGAAGAGGTAAATGGGGTGATCGCATTGCCTGGTGGTTGCGGTACCTTCGAAGAGCTACTGGAGGTTATTACTCTGAAGCGGCTGGGGCTTTTCATGGAACCAATCATCATTTACAATATCAATGGCTACTATGACCCTCTTATTCAAATGCTGGAAAAGAGTATTGAAGAAAAGTTTTTAAAGCCGAAGCATCGTATGATGTGGACTGTACTAAATGAAGGGGATGATGTGATGGAAGCCTTGCAAAACGCTCCGGAATGGACTGAGGAACTTGTTAATCTGAAGGGATACGCAAATCTGGAAAATAAAAAGCGCCCCTGATACAAGAAGCCTGAAAACAGACTACACAAAAATAAAAAGAGGGCACTATGCAGTGCCCTCTTTTTATCAATTAAGATAGATATATCGTCAGGGAGCTTACTTGCTTACTACAAGACGCTCTACTTTTTTCTCATCACCGCTCTCTACGGAGATCATGTAAACACCTTCACGCAGGCTCTGCACATCAAACGTATGTTCGATAAGGCCACTGAGCTGAGCGTAATCGGCAGTCGTAATAACAGCACCGGTTACATCATAAAGCTTGATTTTCACATCTTTAGCCTCAGGTCCTACGTTGTAGGATAGCGTAGAAGAAGTTTTAGCAGGGTTAGGAGCCATGAAGAAGTTTGCATTGGCATCGATACCACTACGAACACCTTCTACTTCGCTTGAAGCGATACCAGCACGCACACCACCGATGTTGATCGTGTAGTCTTCTACCTCACCGTAGCTGAAAGTCTCACAGCTGCCAGGTGCACTGTTATACTTCATAGATACACGCATGCGGGTGTTACCAGATTTGGCACCTGAAGGAACAGTAAAGTTACCAGACACTCCGCTACTTGAAGAAGAGCTCTTGCTAAGAATCAGCTCACCGCTGTCGTTAAAATCACCGTCGCCATTGTAGTCAATCCATACTCTGTAGTATTCAGTGTAAGATGAACCGCTGAAGTTAACATCTACAGTGATAGGGTAAGACGTACCCTGATATACAGACCATGCAGAAGCATCATAAGAAGCATATCCGCCGTTATCACCACTATTTGAGTACCACAAGTTAGCAAAGTCTACACGCTGAATCCACTCGTAAGAAGAGTTATTGCCTTTGGAAGCACAGTAAGAGGTAGAACCTCCCCCACCGCCGCCGGATGAGCCACCTACGTAGCCGTCAATCCATGTAGCGAAAGAAGACACTCTGCCATACATACCAGGATAGTTAGGGTCAGCACATCCGTAACCCCAGCTTACAATACCAGCAACGATCACACCAGAACCTTTAGAAACAACCAGAGGTCCTCCGGAGTCACCCTGGCAGGCATCAATACCACCAGTAGTGTAACCGGCACCAAGCTGATCAGAAGTGATGTTCTGAGGGTAAGCTGCATTAGCATAAGAATTAGACACGATAGGTACCTGAGCGGCCTGAAGCTGATCAGGTGAAGAACCACCTGAAGACAGGGTACCCCATCCTGATATGGTAGACATTACACCAGCATTGGTGTATCCGGCAGAAG
It contains:
- a CDS encoding DUF3298 domain-containing protein, which encodes MRKLTFMFIASIFLAAPGCGQEEKEGDVPPAEDRESATPMAHPPAYPLEYTMVTLDTTLGNCEDTETFPACTRISLSYPDSLQGSSDLLRDSIGNLVREYVYENDARAQFFKKYSPSLIDTLGEEYRNMTLSKWEVTNDLSVEYNTPELVTLKFNTYQFTGGAHGNGSVVFFNFDPASGQKYSIRDLLKDPADMDSLNAVAETIFRQRYELGNQSFKTAGYWFQDNEFSLNDNFTITGQGLNFLYNAYEITSYAEGTPELFLPWNAISGLVDENKVPVQISVNQ
- a CDS encoding TIGR00730 family Rossman fold protein, translating into MRKINKVCVYAASSPYVDEKYFAATESLANSLVDNNVTVVYGGGAVGLMGHLADTVVAREGRIIGIMPNFMKKVELNHKAVTEFIFVGDMHERKKRFLEEVNGVIALPGGCGTFEELLEVITLKRLGLFMEPIIIYNINGYYDPLIQMLEKSIEEKFLKPKHRMMWTVLNEGDDVMEALQNAPEWTEELVNLKGYANLENKKRP
- a CDS encoding trypsin-like serine protease, with protein sequence MRKILLFFSMSIFAATAAFAQKGDNEGAIVGGSNANISDYPYQVSIQTTSGYHFCGGTIIDDEWILTAAHCIDGTAASSIRVMAGASRISQSSSGQIRSVSAIYAYPGYSTPSAGKDAALLKLSSPLSFNSSVQAIPYATAADASAGYTNAGVMSTISGWGTLSSGGSSPDQLQAAQVPIVSNSYANAAYPQNITSDQLGAGYTTGGIDACQGDSGGPLVVSKGSGVIVAGIVSWGYGCADPNYPGMYGRVSSFATWIDGYVGGSSGGGGGGSTSYCASKGNNSSYEWIQRVDFANLWYSNSGDNGGYASYDASAWSVYQGTSYPITVDVNFSGSSYTEYYRVWIDYNGDGDFNDSGELILSKSSSSSSGVSGNFTVPSGAKSGNTRMRVSMKYNSAPGSCETFSYGEVEDYTINIGGVRAGIASSEVEGVRSGIDANANFFMAPNPAKTSSTLSYNVGPEAKDVKIKLYDVTGAVITTADYAQLSGLIEHTFDVQSLREGVYMISVESGDEKKVERLVVSK